The genomic segment GAAGGCGAAGTTGCCCAGGCAGGCCATGGCGAAGATGAGCAGTCCCTGCGGCCAGCTGTATATCTCGTGCAGGATCAACTCGGTGTTGAAGATGAACATGAACGGCAGGATGGCCGTGCGGATGTCGTACATGAAGGCTTGCAGCCCCGTGGGGATGGGCGGGCCCTCGGCGATGGCCGCCGCCGCGTAGGCCGCCAGGCCCACAGGCGGGGTGTCGTCGGCCAGGATGCCGAAGTAGAAGCAGAACAGGTGTGCGGCCATGAGCGGCACGAAGAAGTCCTGCAGGCTGGCCACGGCCACGATGGCCGGGGCCGTCAGGGAGGCCATGACGATATAGGTCGCCGTGGTGGGCAGCCCCATGCCGATGAGCAGGCTGGCCATGGCCGTGATGGTCAAAAGCAGGAAGACGCTGTCGCCAGCGAGCACGGCGATGACCTCGGTGATCAGCCCGCCCAGGCCCATGGCCACGATGCCGACGATGATGCCCGCCGAGGCGGTGGCCATGGCCACGCCGGCCATGTTGCGCGCGCCGTCGGCCAGGCCCCGGAAGATTTCGCGCACCCCGAGCATGAAGGCCGGGCGCAGGGGCTGGCCCGCGCGCCAGGCGCGGATGGGGTGCTGCGCGAGCATGATGACCGCCAGCACGCAGATGGCGCGGAAGGCCGCCAGCTCCGGGCTGTGGCGGACCACGATCAGCTCGTAGAGCAGCATGGCCAGGGGCAGGATGTAGTGCAGCCCCGAGAGCAGGGTGGCGAAGAACGGCGGCAGCTCGCGGCGTGGGATGCCCTGGAGCCCGAGCTTGCAGGCCTCGACGTGCGAGATCCACAGGAGCGCCGCGTAGGACGCAAAGGCCGGGATGGCGGCGGCCTTGACCACCTCAATGTAGGATACGCTCAAGTATTCGGCGATGATGAACGCTGCGGCGCCCATGATGGGCGGGGCAATCTGGCCGTCGGTGGAGGCGGCGACCTCGATGGCCGCGGCCTTGGTGGGCGGGTAGCCGACTTTTTTCATCAGCGGGATGGTGAAGGTGCCGGTGGTGACCACGTTGGCGATGGACGAGCCGGAGACCATGCCCGTCAGCCCCGAGCCGAGGATGGCGGCCTTGGCCGGGCCGCCCTTGAAGCTGCCCAAGAGGCACAGGGCCACGCGGATGAAGAACTGCCCGGCCCCGGCTTTTTCCAGCATGGTGCCGAAGAGCACGAACAGGAAGACGATGGTCGCCGACACGTCCAGGGGGATGCCGTAGATGCCTTCGGTGTCCATGGAAATCTGGCCGATGAAGCGGTTCAGCGACACGGCCTTTTGCAGCATCACGTCGGGGATGAAGGACATCTGCGAGCAGAAGGAATAGACGATGAAGGCCATGGCGATGACCGGCAGGGCCGGGCCGATGACCCGCCGCGTGGCTTCCAGCAGCAGCACCACGAGCATGACACCGAAGATGATGTCGCGCGTGGTGGGGTTGCCGATGCGCGTGGTGATGCCCTCGTAGTCGAGGATGATGTACAGCGACGCGGCCACGGCCAGAAAGGCCAGGATGTAGTCCAGGATGGTCACGCGGTGCATGGCCAGGAAGAAGCGCAGGTCCGGCCTCCAGTTGTGGGAGAACTTGAAGGTCGGGATGTTGGTATAGATGAGGAAAATGGCGAAGGCCAGGTGCGCCGCGCGGATGAAGACCGTGTCCACGATGAGCCAGCTGGCCACGGAGAGCTGGAACAGCGACCAGCTGATGGCCACGATCATGGTCAGGTTCCTGGTCACCCCCGCGAAGTCGCCCTGCAGGCCGTGTTCGGCCTCGGCCAGCTTCTGCGCGTATTCCACGCCCTTGACGTTGTTCTCTTCGTCCCTGGTTCTGTCTGGTGCCATCTGCGAAGTCCCGGATAAGGCTGAAATTCATGGCGCCCCGGAGGGGGCATCGTGGACGGTTCCCGCCGCCAGCGGCGCGGGGCCTGTGGGGCCGGAGGGCAGAACGTGGCCGGACGCCGCTGGGCGCCCGGCCACGGGATGGGCTACTTCAGCAGCCCGGCTTCCTTGAAGTACTTCTCGGCGCCCGGATGCAGGGGGGCGGTGAGGCCTTGGAGCATGCCTTCCTTGGTCAGGGAGGCGAAGGCGGGGTGCAGGGCCTTGAACTCCTCGAGGTTCTCGAAGACTTCCTTGGTCACCGCGTAGACCACGTCGTCGGGCACGTCGGCGCTGGTCACGAAGGTCGCCAGCACGCCGAAGGTGGGCACGTCCTCGGTGTTCACCGCGGACTCGTAGTTGCTCATGGGCACGAAGGCCTTGGCGTAGTAGGGCTTTTCCTTGATGAGCGCGTCCACGCCCGGGCCGGTGATGGACACAAAGCGCACCTTGCGGGTACCGGCGGTGGCTTCCTTCATGGCGCCGTTGGGGTGGCCGACGGTGTAGAAGAAGGCGTCGATGCGGCCATCCTGGAGCAGGCCCGGGGCCTCGGCGGCCTTGACCTGCTCGGCCTTGATGTCGGAGTCGTGCTTCAGGCCGGCGGCGGTGAGCGCGTCGATGGAGTTCTGGAGCTGGCCGGAGCCGGGGTTGCCGATGTTGACGGTCTTGCCCTTGAGGTCGGTGATGTCCTTGACGCCGGAATCCTCGGCGGCGAGCAGGGTCACGGTCTCGGGGTGCAGGGAGAACACGGAGCGCAGCTTGTCCTGCGGCTTGCCTTCCCACTCGGCCAAGCCGTGGATGGCCTGGTACTGCCGGTCGGACTGGACCACGCCGAACTCCAGGTCGCCAGCCATGACGGCGTTGACGTTGAACACGGAGCCGCCGGTGGCCTCGACGGTGGCGCGGATGCCGTAGACGTCGCGTTTTTCGTTGACCATGCGGGCGATGGCGCCGCCGGTGGGGTAGTACACGCCGGTGATGCCGCCGGTGCCGATGGTTGCGAAGACGTTCTTGGCCTGGGCCGGGGCGCTGGCGAGGCCGCCGAGCAGCACGCCAAGGCACAGGGCCGCGATGAGGTAGGTGACTTTCCGCATTCTTGCCTCCTGTCCGGAAAATGGTTGGCACATGGCCCGGGCATGGGCCCGGGGCCGCTCCTCTCCTCCTCCTGCCGCCCGGTGATGACGGGCGGTGTCCGCCCAAGGTGTGGCCGGTTTGCCCGGCGTGACCAAAGGAAAACGAACCGATTTGAAAGGAAAGGGGTAGCAAAATCGAAAATAAATTGCAATCCTTCGGTTCCGGAAGGGCGGTCCCCCGCCCGGCAGGCAGGCCACGCGCAACTCCCCCAGGGCGGGGTTGCGGCCCGGGCGGGGCCGGACTATACAACCCCGACAGACCCGAGGGGAGGGCCATGGACGACGTAGTATTTGAAAGCATCCGGCTGGAGCCGGGTTTCGAGTATTTTCTCTATGTGGGCGAGATCAAGGCCCACGGCCTGAACGACTTCGTGCGCCGGGGCCTGGAGCGGCGCTTCGACCGCCCCTTCCGGGCCATCACCGTGTGCCCCGACGTGCTGCAGACCTACCCATCCGGCAACGTGCTGGCCGTGAACCCCTGGCTGGCCCGGGGCGGGGGGCACGTGGCCGAGCGCAGGCCCATGGACGCCTTCGCCCACTACCTGTCGTGCGACCGCTACTTCCGCGCCCTGGCCGAGCGCCTGCTCGCGGCCCAGGGCCGGCTGTTCGTGTGGATGTTCGAGCCCAAGCGCGAGTTCCTGCTGCGCGACGTGCGCGGGCTGACGCTGCTGGGGCCCGACCCGGCGGTGGTCCACGCCGTGAACGACAAGACCTGGCAGTACCGCACCCTTTCGGCGGTGGTGCCCATGGCGGACTTCGAGATATGCACCGGGCGCGACCCCATGCTTGCCGCCTGTGTGCGCCTGGGTGGAGCCGGGGGCCAGGGGGCGTTCGTGTCCTGCCCGTACAGCGCGGGGGGCGTGTCGAGCATGGTGGTGCTCGACCCGGCCCAGGCCGCTGCGCGTTTCGCGCAGGACGGCTGCTTCCTCGTCAGCCGCTATGTGCCCCATGTCTGGGACCCCACGGTGCTCGCCGTGGTGGGCAACGAGCGCGAGGTCTTCGTGGCCGGGGTGGCCGACATGACCATCGAGGACGGCAACAAGTTCCGGGGCTCGACCTTCCCCTCGCAGCTGCCGCCGGACGTGCAGCGCACCCTGCGCGAGCAGACCGCCGCCGTGGGCCGGGTGCTGGGGCGCATGGGCTTCCGGGGCATCTTCGGCTGCGACTTCATCGTCACGCCCGATGGACGGGTCTATTTCATCGAGGTCAACCCCCGCAAGCAGGGCACGACCATGGAGTTCTGCTGCACCCTGGAGCACCTGTTGCCCGACGGCGCGCCCAACCTGCCGGAGCTGGAGATCTGCGCCGTGCTCGACGGGCGCTTCCCCGAGGGGACGCCCGAAGGGCCGGACCATGAGCTGGCCGCGCATCTGGGCATCCACTGGGGCACCTACAACCACAAGGTGGAGACACCCGGCGTGCGCACCGCGCGCGCCGTGTTGCAGGACATGCCCGAACGCGACCTGTTCCGCCGTGTGGCGGCGGACGGGCCGGGCGGGGCGGTGGTGCTGGAGCACGTCGGCGGCCAGGTGGCCGTCATGCCCGGCACCTTCCTGGGCCGGGTGGCCGCCGTGGCCCCCACCCGGGAGCAGATGCTCGCCGCACTGGCCGGGGGGCGCAACCAGCTTGCGGCGTCCATCATGGGCGCCTGAACGCGAGGAGGCAGCACATCGTGTCACAGACCAGCCAGGCCGCACTGGACAAATTCACCACGGACCTGTTGGACCACCTGGCCGGAGGCGGCGACGCCCCGGCGGACCTGCGGGCGCAGATTGCCGCCCTGCGCGAGGGGGCCGAGGCCGCCCAGGGCACGGCGCCCATCGTGGCCCTGTTCGCCGCCCTGCGCCGGGCCAAGGCCGAGGCAGGCCTGGGCCACGAGGCCTTCGGCCTGGGCCGGGCGGACCTGGAGGCCCTGGCCCTGCGCCATGCGGCCATGGACGAGCACGGCGTCACCGTGGGCGGGCGCGTGGGCCGCGCCCTGGACATCATCGCCCAGGCCAACCCGCGCGTGGCCGACTATCTGGCCCGCAAGGGCGAGGAGGCCCCCAGCGGCATCGAGCTGTGGGACGAGATCCTGGAGAACCAGGCGCGCATCAGGAAGGCCCTGGGCCTGGACGAGGCCACCTGGAATTCCTTCGGCGGCCAGCTGGCCAACGCCATCAACGACGTGGACACCCTGGCCCGCTGCATCGACCTGCCCGCCGACACCATCCGCGACGTGACCCGCGTGACGCGCAAATACCGCATGCGCCTGACGCCGTACTACGCGAGCCTGATCCGCCCCGGGGTGGCCAACGACCCGGTGCTTTTGCAAAGCGTGCCCACGGGCGAGATGGTGGACAACGTGGGCCTGGAGCTGCCGCCCGTGGCCAGCGACCACTCCCCGGCCCGGCTCATCGACCAGTTCTACCCGCGCGTGGTGGCCGTGAAGGTCACCAACATCTGCGCCATGTACTGCACGCACTGCCTGCGCATCGCGCATATCGGCTCCGCCGACCGCACCTTCTCCAAGGCCGCCTACCAGGAGGCCCTGGACTACATCGCGGCCAACCCGGCCATCCGCGACGTGCTCATCACCGGCGGCGACGCCTTCATGCTGCCCAACGCGACCCTCAAATGGCTGCTGGACCAGCTCGACGCCATCGACCACGTGCGCGTGAAGCGCCTGGGCACCCGCGTGCCCGTGACCACGCCCCAGCGCGTGGACAGCGAGCTTCTGGACATCCTGGAGGCTTCCAACGAGCGCGGGCCCGTGCGCGTGGTCACGCAGATCAACACCGCCCAGGAGATCACCCCCGTGTCCAAGGACGCCTTCCGGCGCATTTCGCGGCGGGTCATGGCCGTGCTGAACCAGGCGGTGCTCATGCGCGGCATCAACGACTCCAAGGTCAAGATGTGGAAGCTGTGCGAGACGATCCAGGAAGCCTACGTCCGCCCGTACTACGTCTTCAACTGCTCGTACCGCAATCCGCAGTACACGCACATGCGCGTGCCCATCGAAAAGGGCCGTGACATCGTCGAGGGCATGTACGGCAACATCTCCGGCGACGCCGTGCCGCGCTACATCGCCGCCGCCGGGGGCAAGGTGCCCCTGCACCGCGACAACGTGGTGCGCCGCGAGGGCGGGGCCGTGGTGCTGCGCAAGCCCTGGAGCGGCGAAGAGACGGCCTACCCCGACGCCCTGCCCGAGCTCTACGCCGACGATACGGACTTCGCCTTCAACAAGTACGGCAAGGAGTAGGGCATGAGTCGCAGCACGGCGGGCGTCACGTCGCGGACCGCACAATCCATCCTGCGCTGGACCAGGGAGCGCGAGCCCGAGATGCTCGCGCTGCTGGAGCGCCTGGTGCGCATCAACTCGCACACCGCCAACAAGGCTGGCACCGACGCCGTGGGCGCGGTGCTGCGCGAGGTGATGACCGGGTTGGGCTTCGTGGTGCAGGCCGTGCCCCAGGCCGAGGTGGGCGACCACCTGGTGGCCCGCTGCCCCGGCGCGCGCAAGCTGCCCCCCGGCCAGCGCCAGGTGCTCTTCTGCGGACACATGGACACCGTGTTCCCGCCCGGTGGCGGCTTCGAGGCATTCGTCAACGAGGGCGACCGCGTCACCGGGCCCGGGGTTATCGACATGAAGGGCGGGCTGGTGGCGGGCATCTACGCCCTGGCGGCCCTGGACGCCCACGGCCTGCTGGACGGCATGCCCGTGGCCTTCGTCTTCAACTCCGACGAGGAGACCGGCTCCTACCACTCCCGGGACTTGATCATGGCCGAGGCCGCGCGCAGCGCCTTCGCCTTTGTCTTCGAGTGCTCGGGCCCGGGCGGGGAGACCACCACCGGGCGCAAGGGCAAGACCACCCTGCACGTGCGCGCCACGGGCCGCGCCGGGCACGCGGGCAACCTGGGCCAGGCCAAGCCCAGCGCCGTGCTGGAACTGGCCCACAAGACCATTGCCCTGGAGGCGCTCAACGACGCCGCCCGGGGGGTGTCGGTCAACGTGGGGCTGGTTGCCGGGGGCGTGGGGCCCAACACCGTGGCGCCCCACGCCGAGGCCACCGTGGAGTGCCGCTACCGCACCGAGGCCGACGGCCAGGCCCTGGTGCGCGCGGCCCTGGACATCGCCGCGCGGCCCTGCGTGCCGGGCACCGGGGTGCAGGTGGAGGTCGTGCCCGGGCGCCCGCCCATGGAGCCCGGCCCGGGCAACCGCAGGCTGCTCGAGCACGTCATGTCCGCCGGGCGCGAGC from the Desulfocurvus vexinensis DSM 17965 genome contains:
- a CDS encoding TRAP transporter permease; the protein is MAPDRTRDEENNVKGVEYAQKLAEAEHGLQGDFAGVTRNLTMIVAISWSLFQLSVASWLIVDTVFIRAAHLAFAIFLIYTNIPTFKFSHNWRPDLRFFLAMHRVTILDYILAFLAVAASLYIILDYEGITTRIGNPTTRDIIFGVMLVVLLLEATRRVIGPALPVIAMAFIVYSFCSQMSFIPDVMLQKAVSLNRFIGQISMDTEGIYGIPLDVSATIVFLFVLFGTMLEKAGAGQFFIRVALCLLGSFKGGPAKAAILGSGLTGMVSGSSIANVVTTGTFTIPLMKKVGYPPTKAAAIEVAASTDGQIAPPIMGAAAFIIAEYLSVSYIEVVKAAAIPAFASYAALLWISHVEACKLGLQGIPRRELPPFFATLLSGLHYILPLAMLLYELIVVRHSPELAAFRAICVLAVIMLAQHPIRAWRAGQPLRPAFMLGVREIFRGLADGARNMAGVAMATASAGIIVGIVAMGLGGLITEVIAVLAGDSVFLLLTITAMASLLIGMGLPTTATYIVMASLTAPAIVAVASLQDFFVPLMAAHLFCFYFGILADDTPPVGLAAYAAAAIAEGPPIPTGLQAFMYDIRTAILPFMFIFNTELILHEIYSWPQGLLIFAMACLGNFAFASATQGWFIARNKAWEIPMLLAVTFILMQPMNVLPALGNIAGHVVSLFSATAVDYDWTSPFHPYWFYLLGTALLGGLWLLQKPRQAADEARIGTRLATINPLAGENKS
- a CDS encoding TAXI family TRAP transporter solute-binding subunit, with product MRKVTYLIAALCLGVLLGGLASAPAQAKNVFATIGTGGITGVYYPTGGAIARMVNEKRDVYGIRATVEATGGSVFNVNAVMAGDLEFGVVQSDRQYQAIHGLAEWEGKPQDKLRSVFSLHPETVTLLAAEDSGVKDITDLKGKTVNIGNPGSGQLQNSIDALTAAGLKHDSDIKAEQVKAAEAPGLLQDGRIDAFFYTVGHPNGAMKEATAGTRKVRFVSITGPGVDALIKEKPYYAKAFVPMSNYESAVNTEDVPTFGVLATFVTSADVPDDVVYAVTKEVFENLEEFKALHPAFASLTKEGMLQGLTAPLHPGAEKYFKEAGLLK
- a CDS encoding ATP-grasp domain-containing protein → MDDVVFESIRLEPGFEYFLYVGEIKAHGLNDFVRRGLERRFDRPFRAITVCPDVLQTYPSGNVLAVNPWLARGGGHVAERRPMDAFAHYLSCDRYFRALAERLLAAQGRLFVWMFEPKREFLLRDVRGLTLLGPDPAVVHAVNDKTWQYRTLSAVVPMADFEICTGRDPMLAACVRLGGAGGQGAFVSCPYSAGGVSSMVVLDPAQAAARFAQDGCFLVSRYVPHVWDPTVLAVVGNEREVFVAGVADMTIEDGNKFRGSTFPSQLPPDVQRTLREQTAAVGRVLGRMGFRGIFGCDFIVTPDGRVYFIEVNPRKQGTTMEFCCTLEHLLPDGAPNLPELEICAVLDGRFPEGTPEGPDHELAAHLGIHWGTYNHKVETPGVRTARAVLQDMPERDLFRRVAADGPGGAVVLEHVGGQVAVMPGTFLGRVAAVAPTREQMLAALAGGRNQLAASIMGA
- a CDS encoding KamA family radical SAM protein, with product MSQTSQAALDKFTTDLLDHLAGGGDAPADLRAQIAALREGAEAAQGTAPIVALFAALRRAKAEAGLGHEAFGLGRADLEALALRHAAMDEHGVTVGGRVGRALDIIAQANPRVADYLARKGEEAPSGIELWDEILENQARIRKALGLDEATWNSFGGQLANAINDVDTLARCIDLPADTIRDVTRVTRKYRMRLTPYYASLIRPGVANDPVLLQSVPTGEMVDNVGLELPPVASDHSPARLIDQFYPRVVAVKVTNICAMYCTHCLRIAHIGSADRTFSKAAYQEALDYIAANPAIRDVLITGGDAFMLPNATLKWLLDQLDAIDHVRVKRLGTRVPVTTPQRVDSELLDILEASNERGPVRVVTQINTAQEITPVSKDAFRRISRRVMAVLNQAVLMRGINDSKVKMWKLCETIQEAYVRPYYVFNCSYRNPQYTHMRVPIEKGRDIVEGMYGNISGDAVPRYIAAAGGKVPLHRDNVVRREGGAVVLRKPWSGEETAYPDALPELYADDTDFAFNKYGKE
- a CDS encoding M20 family metallopeptidase, yielding MSRSTAGVTSRTAQSILRWTREREPEMLALLERLVRINSHTANKAGTDAVGAVLREVMTGLGFVVQAVPQAEVGDHLVARCPGARKLPPGQRQVLFCGHMDTVFPPGGGFEAFVNEGDRVTGPGVIDMKGGLVAGIYALAALDAHGLLDGMPVAFVFNSDEETGSYHSRDLIMAEAARSAFAFVFECSGPGGETTTGRKGKTTLHVRATGRAGHAGNLGQAKPSAVLELAHKTIALEALNDAARGVSVNVGLVAGGVGPNTVAPHAEATVECRYRTEADGQALVRAALDIAARPCVPGTGVQVEVVPGRPPMEPGPGNRRLLEHVMSAGRELDVPVAEDYRGGVSDANYIAHVGTPVLDGLGPGGERDHSPEEYMITGTLASRAALAAVAARRIWDAMAREGRVCGAEQA